The Nymphaea colorata isolate Beijing-Zhang1983 chromosome 11, ASM883128v2, whole genome shotgun sequence genome includes the window CTGACGTACTGTGATGAGATGTTTtatatagaaaatattttgttttgtttgtcctgatttttctgattttttatctactttttattttttactgaataaaaaaaataaatttttacgATGCATGTATAGTTCGGCCCGACTGATACACCATATGATACAGCTTTTACAACTTTGATTTGTTGTTGTGGCTGGGAAGGAAGACCTTTATTTTTCTAGAATTTAAAAAAGTTGCCTGAGGGTACCCTATTGTGTGATTAGATTTTCGAgtccccctctctctcctctgcGTCTCTTCCGTCTGATTtattcttcccctttcctcttATCtatcccttcttcctctccattAATCAAAGGGCACATAAATGTTGGGAGGAGAGGTGTAGAGAGGAATGGAGAGGGAGGGGAGACAGAATGAGTGAAAAGAGTGCTTTGGGTGGGGGGGGGTGGGTGGACTGGATTTTCCCATTTtccctatatatatgtgtgtgtgcgaaAAATATTGTAACTATCTTGCTGATGTTAGAAGACAGCACATGCATAGATGCAAGTTAATATAAATAAGACAATCTGCATTTAGTTCATTGGTGGGTTTTgattcttatttcttttattttttgtctacAGAATGACAGGAAAACCTTGCCCATCTATCCTTATCGGGAGGAGTTACTTCAGGCTGTTGAAGATCATCAGGTCTGTGTTCTTTGCTTCTTTAGTTGCTTTTGCTCTGCATATTTCTGGATCTTGCATGCATGCATCTCCAACACATTAGTACCTATTGTTATAAAAAAGTCTTGAGTGGGCTGTAtttatgtttccttttcttAACATGATGGATTATGGTTATTGTTGATTCCACACTCCATTTGAGGTGTTCTTTCAACGAAAAGTTGGCCATTGTTCAGAGTTTGTCCTTTCACTCGTCTCAATTGCTTCTTTCATTCAGGGTGTTAACTACTCCTCAATCAGTCTTTGTTTATATAACTATACTGCCTAATCTTGTGTTTGTATTCTGAATGCTCCACATGCTTCTATTCCTAATCTAGTCAATGTGGTTGGACAATGGaacaacattttttattgtGATTTAATTGTACGTAAACAACATTATTAAATCTTTCCTTGGAAGACTATCCAAGTTCCTGGCAGTCACTTTCTAATTAATGCAGTTCGTTTTCTCCTTGGCATTATCTGGCTTGTAACACATGCTTTGAGTGGTTCACTTGTATTCTTCCCTGTTCCAGTTTCTGACTGTATCCAGGGATTTGAAGTTCCTTGTTAAAGGTTAATAAGGTAATAGGTTCTTTATTGTTACTAATTGGGctatatgaattatgaagttACTGAATGAATGTGCGTGCGAAGAAATTGGGCAATTAAAATGTCACAAGACAAGACATTACCATGAATGCGACAACAGCCGAATAATAAATCTTGCTCACATCTTCTCTGAGAGAGAGTGGAAGAGAGTACCATTGAATTGTTtgtttggggggggggggggggggggaggggaaggtggggagagagagagagcttggtATCACCTGAACTCCCTATACTACAAAAATTGGTTTAGGTTATACATGATTTGATTTATGTTGAAACTTATTTGTGCAGATCAAATAGTACATGTTCATAGTCTGTAAATTGCATTTATTGAACTTTGTATAAGTGTTTTATATCTTTATGACAACTTACGTCTAGTAAATACATAAACAGCGATCATATTTTTCGAATTCATGCAGAAAGTAAATGGACCAcatacaaagagaaaaactttGATAACCTCTCTGACATACTATAGTGAGCATCAAAACTTGAATTACATTCAGAAGTGTTGCAGATTCTGAAAATTTCTTGTTGTTATCATCGACTTCCAATAGTAGATGAAGTGCCAAAAACATATCTATCATCAGGTCTCTCACTGCaggaatgatttttttttcctgattttttttatcatattttatcTATAATTTTGTTTGATGTTTTATCAGTGTCCTAATAGTAATACATTAACAAGTTAATAAATTGCCTAATCCTTTTGttgtaatataatatatttttgcCTTTGTTGACCTTATGAGTTTGCAACTTTATTATGgtattatctttttttcttcggAATCACAAATTTGTTTGTACTAAGCAGCGCAGGGATTGCAGAGCAATTATAAATTACCGAGGCATATTTCCTAACAGTTATGCTTGAAGACTTTACATATAGATGGTTAAGTTTCTCAATTTGCATCTTTTATGGCTTCCAGGTTCTTGTAATTGTTGGTGAGACAGGCTCAGGGAAGACTACTCAGATTCCTCAATACCTTCATGAAGCTGGTTACACAAAAAAGGGAAAGGTAACATTAGACTACTTCTGTTGGATATAATGATTGAGAATTCTATGAGGTGAAACTGAATGTTACTTACAGTCTACTGATGTTTAATATAGTATTTGGTTGCTCTCTCTTAATGTCCGAAGTTTTGTTGGAAAATTTTATGGAGGGCTGAAAGACTGTCTTTCATCCAGTTGGTTGAGCTcaatagttctctctctctatcccccctccccccccccccccccaccccaccccacacacacacatcccaTAGATATGTTTGCTGGGTACATATGAGAGGACACCCATTTTTTCTGCCCATACAGATTGCATGTACTGGACTATTTTGTGCAATATTCCGTGATGGATAAGATAATCATTTCTAACTTGTTCCCAGGTTGGTTGCACGCAGCCACGCCGTGTTGCAGCAATGAGTGTGGCCGCACGAGTTGCCCAGGAGATGGGGGTCAAGCTTGGGCATGAGGTTGTATGCATACCATGTACTTCACACtgatttatttgtattttataaCTGTTGACTTTTTgtctatatttatttatttcatcttttctatCTGAGCGTCAAGcttgaaaaaatgcaatttcaatctttaatgaaatttttgtagGTTGGATATTCAATTCGTTTTGAAGATTGTACTTCAGATCGTACACTTTTGAAGTATATGACAGATGGGATGCTGCTCAGGGAGCTTCTAGGTGAACCTGATCTATCAAGCTACAGGTATCTACATACACAAATTCCATGTGGTATTTATTCTCTCAGTTgttcaaggttttttttttttgggtttcttttGGTGAATTTATAATTGTAACATGAtgtttcactattttttttttggttgtgtatggcCTATGAAGTAAAAAACATTAGGTGGTTTTCAGGTGCTGGCCCTTTCTTAGGAACTAGTCCAGACTAGATGGGACTAGGCAGCTCACAGAAAAATGCAAAGAAGTGAAAAGAAGTTTTCTTGAacaaatgttaaaatcattaaCAAACATGTATGATGTTATATgtaaaacaaatacaaacacaACCTGTCCAACAAGTCTAGGAAATGATATAAGAACTTAGCACATAGTAGACtaatctcaaaaagaaaataaacaaaattgatacattcatacatatatgcacaatgcaaattttacaaaaaaggcATGTTACATAATTGAAAACTCCATACATGTGGGTATTTAGCAACACTAAATCATAATCATGTCACTAAGAACTGTACAGGGGAACAAATATGGCCAGTATATTCTGTTAAGAAGTACCCATAGATGACTAATGTTAGAAAATAACTAACAGAAGTGCAATATCTAAAATTGAACCAGTTTAAAAACACATAAAGGTAAGAAAAATTGAGCTTTTGTTTCACCAAGCATAGACTGGCCTTCTCCTGGGTGTGCTTAGTTGTTTTCACTACCCATAGACATTAAGCCTAGGTGGCCAAGCTGGCTTAGGGACCCTAAAGAGACTGAGTCTAACTCTTTGGCGAGCTTTTGATGGTGTAGGGTATAGTtgaataattttcttgattttgttcttATTGGTAAAGTGGCGAAATTAATTAATGCTCCTGTTCTTTTTTCTGCAGTGTCATCATGGTGGATGAGGCTCATGAGAGAACCCTGTCAACAGATATTTTGTTTGGTTTAGTCAAGGTATGTGACATTGCTTTCCCATCATATGTTGCTGATTCTTTTTCTTAGAAAACATGCTCTTTAGCGATCACCAGACTGTTGCAAGCAATTCCGTGCTTTATGCTTTGTTGCATaggtttgttcttttttccttgtacaAAAAATTTACCCGTGATTCATGGCGTTATTGAAAACCATTTTTGGACTTTGGTAGTGATTGCATTTTGCACTGTCATTACACGTTCTTGTTTAAAGCGCAGTGATGCTTCTTAACTCTTAATGTGCTTAATTTCCCAAAAATTTGGATGCCATGATGAGGATTTACACATTGAAATATCATGGCGTTCTGTTAACATAGCTGTTGAATTACTCCATTAGGATATAGCATGTTTTTGGCCTGATCTATGCTTCTTGAATTGCTTGATTAGGATATATCACGTTTCCGGCCTGATTTAAAGCTTCTTATATCGAGTGCAACCCTTGATGCCGAGAAGTTCAGTGATTATTTTGATTCTGCtcctattttcaaaataccaGGAAGACGTTTCCCGGTTGATATTCATTATACAAAAGCTCCAGAAGCAGATTATTTGGATGCTGCTATTGTTACTGTGTTGCAGATCCACGTGACACAGCCAGCAGGTGATATTCTTGTTTTCCTTACGGGAcaagaagaaatagaaacagcAGAAGAGATTCTGAAACACAGAACAAGGGGCTTGGGAACAAGAATTGCGGAGCTCATCATATGCCCGATTTATGCCAACCTTCCAACAGATCTTCAAGCTAAGATATTTGAACCAACTCCTGAAGGTGCTCGAAAAGTTGTCTTGGCAACAAATATTGCAGAGACATCACTTACAATTGATGgaataaaatatgttattgaTCCTggattttgtaaattgaattcttATAATCCAAGAACAGGTATGGAGTCATTGCTGATTACTCCTATCTCTAAAGCATCTGCTTTGCAGAGGGCTGGTAGGTCTGGGCGTACTGGCCCTGGGAAATGCTTTCGTCTGTACACTGCATATAACTATCACCAAGATTTGGAAGACAACACGGTTCCTGAGATACAGAGAACTAATCTTGCAAATGTTGCACTAATGCTCAAAACAATGGGCATCAATGACCTagttaattttgattttatggATCCCCCTCCTTCCGAGGCATTACTTAAGGCACTTGAGCAACTTTATGCTCTTGGTGCACTCAATAACAAAGGGGAGCTGACAAAGACAGGAAGGAGGATGGCAGAGTTTCCTCTTGATCCCATGCTCTCCAAGATGATCGTTGCTTCTGATAAATACAAGTGTTCTGAAGAGATCATTTCAATAGCTGCAATGCTTTCTGTTGGCAACTCCATCTTTTACCGTCCAAAGGATAAGCAAGTGCATGCTGATAATGCAAGAATGAACTTCCATATGGGCAATGTTGGTGACCATATTGCCTTGCTAAAGGTGCTTTTTATTTTGATGTATTTTTGATAGGGTAACTCACACTTCTTTTTACCTTAATGAAGTAATTGGCCATACTTATTTTCTTGGCCTCATTTTGCTGTTATAGGTTTATGATTCGTGGAAAGAAACAAACTTTTCTACTCAATGGTGTTACGAAAATTATATTCAGGTAGTATTGGTTCACTTTTGTTTTACTATTTCTTGGTACTGGTTGTTAGTCATAGACATGTAATCTTTGTCAATGCCAGGTGAGGAGTATGAAACGTGCTAGAGATATTCGAGATCAGTTGCAAGGACTGTTAGAGAGGGTGGAGATTGAACTTACCTCTAACCCAAATGATCTTGACTCTATAAAGAAGGCCATAACATCAGGTTTGTATAGTAACTATTTACTTGGACTATTTTATTGTAAAGTGTATAAAATGCTGCAATCGTTGTTACTCTGCctaatctttttcttttattttttgttttttcttgtctaGGTTTTTTTCACAACTCAGCAAAACTGCAAAAGACTGGGGCATATCGTACTGTAAAAAACCCGCAAACTGTACATATACATCCAACCTCTGGTCTAGCACAGGTATtcactatttctttttctttatgtaaaCTACACACGCACATACATATTCACAACATTTTTCTGGAATAATAATATTTTCGAGACGGTCTCAACCTTGTCCAGAACAAGGAAACTGACTATATTTGTATATGTTTTTGACAAATGCAAGCTAATTTTGGTGGAGGAATACTTCCCCTGTAGAAGGTGGTCGAAAGCCAGTATTAACTTATGACCCGCCTGTGGCTGTATGAGATGGAAATGTCCAACCACCCTTTACCCAATTGGACCAGTGTAGCAGCTAGTCCTTGATAGGATTAGAAGGGATCGATTGTTTGTGGAATAGCTTGGAAGTAAACCTGTTAGAACCATCATAAGATAAAAGGACCGACTGTGAAATGGTTTGGAAGTGTGGAGTTTTATTTGCCCCTAGAATTAAGGCATTTTTCTAGGTGAAGCTAAACTTCTGGGGAATTGGGTAGTCCTCCTGGCGAGTCTGATTCTTACAATTTTCTGGCGCTCTTAGGATATAATTGTATTACTGTATCTTAACCCTTATGCTATAAGATTAGGAGATTTCTTAGAATATGAGCTCCTCAAATATGGGCACTTATGTGCACTAGTTTTAACCACCCAATCATACACGTTTAGAATAGCTTCTAAAAGGTCAACTATCACCTTTTTTGGTAATTTTCTTGAGTCAGAGTTCTTTTAACCATAATTCCTTTTGATTTGGAATTTTTCTATCCATAATTCTGACATGGTCAACTGTTAAGATTAGTGCATAACTAGTGCTTATATTTGGGGGTGCTCATGTTATTGAGGCCCATCTTTGGGATActtggtttttttaatttacgtTCTTTTTATATGTTCCGCTTAGGGGGCAATACTTGTCTATTTGTCTTTTTCAGGTTCTTCCTAGATGGGTAATTTACCACGAATTGGTGCTAACAACGAAAGAGTTCATGCGCCAGGTATGGATTGGGCTTCTGTAATACGTGTCGTCAATaatttcaattaataaaagCTTCTGATGTGAACCAACTGAATGCAGGTTACAGAGCTGAAACCTGAATGGCTGGTTGAAATAGCTCCACACTACTACCAATTAAAAGATGTTGAGGATTGTTagtccctctttctctttctctccatctctgtgtttgtgtgtgtgtgtgtgtttctgaAGACAAAGTCACTTTGGAAGATGAAATTAATTCTGGTGGCTTAAAACCCCGTGGTTAGCTTCAGTCTTAAGGCCTATGAATGTTTAGGCTTGCATAGAGAGTGGTACCTATGAAATTTGAACCCACATTGCATTTCTGACGGGCAAAGGCCAACGTCATTGCGGCAACCCCGTTGggcctctctccttctctctgctTGGTGTGTGTTTGCTATTCACTatcataatttatttattacttacatatcttatttttcttcttaattaatTCCATTGACAGCCGGGACACAAAAATTGCCACGTGGGCAAGGTCGTGCAGCTCCAGACGCATAGTTTATCCTCGGTGTACGAATCTCATTGCCTAAGCTTTGTTTTGTGCTGGCAACAATGATGTCCTTGCCTTGGAGAGTTCCTATAGATCGGAGACGGAGATAAAAAAGCTTTAAAATGCTGAAGGTGAGGGCATTCATTCTTCGGTGTTTTACTAAAAGCGGGGGGTTTTCCTGATGTACAAATTTGAGACGTAACccaataaaatgaagaaaaaggtagAAATAGTGGCCGATTAATCAATTCATATTTTGTAGAAAGCTGTGGTGCTGTATATGTAACAATTAACTTCTACTGGTGCTGTATATGTAACAATTAACTTCTACCGGCGCTGTGCAGCTGCTTGTATGCTTATGATTCATTTTCCTTGTATCAATACATCAAATGTCTCCTTTTAGAGGTTACACTTGGTCTAGTTCGTTCCTGATGCTCCTCGTGCTCCTTAATCTGTATGGCTAATCTGCAACATTGGTTCGTCATCTTGGAGACCAGTCAAATGTATAAAGGGTTCAAGTTTATCTTCTCTCTTGCAGTTAGCAGGTTCTCTTATATCTGTAAGTTGTACAACTGGTTCCTTTAAGTTCTTAAGAGATATGACAGTTATGGAGAAGCATCAGATGCAGACATCTTAGATGTTTATTATGAACAAACATCCTTGCCCGAGGTTGGCCTTCGACCTTTTATTAAAAATTCAAGTTCGGAGCTTACGTGCTGGAGTTACACAAAAAGAAGTGGGAAAAACAGGTTCCACAAGtacaacaaaggaaaaacaaggaAGTCGATTAAATAACACCCAAAATTGTAGCATTTCAACAGCAGGGTCAACGATTGAGGCCAAGGGAGAGTACCGTTGCACAAAATAGCCTCTCTCCTCGCCGCTGCCAATGATCCATCGGCACCAATGGACATTTTTAGAGACGAGAACAATTTCGGAAGTGGAAGGCCCGAGAGCTTTAGTAAGGACATCTTGTAATGAAGATGTTTCTGGCAATAGATCTTCCCGAGGTAGCTCCGAATTCCGTTAAGGCCAGattctttctgtttcttcatGATATACGCTGCAAACCTCTTGTTTTTCTGCACTGAGATGATCTGCGCGCACATTCCTAGATCGGGGATCTCAGGCCAGTCTCCTGCGACGCATCTTGTCAGCAGCCATAACTTCATCTCTTATTTGGCAGGCCACATAAGACAGAGTCGGCCTGTAAAGGAGAGGACATTTATCCTTCCACGCTGGTTTCCACATTCTTCATAAGTGGGAAGTAGTCGAAGATGGTGAATTTACTAAGTAAATCATCTGCATATGCCAAAGATAGGATGACATTTGCCAATGTTACGAAAACTAGGGAGTTTGATCTTACCTTTAATCACAAGTGTGTGATTAATGTGGCCGGAGAAAGCTTCCATAACAATCAAGAGTAGATAAGGTGAGGGGATCGCCTTGTCTCAGTGCCCCTTTGAATTTAAACCAGTCTCCAGGACTTTCCTTTATAAACACCAAGGCCGAAGCTGAAGAAATGCAATCCATGACCCGATTCACCAAGGCTACGTCGCACCCAAAATGTTTCACAGCATTACGAAGAAAGAACCAGCTCACCCGGTTGTATGCCTTCCCCAAATCAATTTTGAGGCAGCAAGTCTTGGAAGAACTTTTCTGGATAGAATCGACAATCTCATTGGCAAGAATGGCGTTGTTGATACCCACACTATTGATGTTGGTGCACTGGCTAGGTATCATAGAGGCCTGCAGATGGTGCTGTCCGAGGGAGAAGGCAAAACGCACCTTCGGTTTGTCTAAGGGAGGAGGCACAACGCAATGAAAAGGTGAAAGGCGGCACTTCATTCCGAGCTACCTATAGACgctacatattttttgttagtttctCACAAATCGAATGTTgtgtaaaattttctttcttagatATTGATCCAAGACTTTCCCTGCTTCGTGACATGGTCCAAGAGGTTTTGCTCATGATCATTTCTGATGGTCCTGGCAAGTTCGCAATGTCTGCGATTTTTGCTGTGTCTTGGCCAGCTTGGACATGTGCATGGTGCATCAATAAATTCAAACTCCATTACTTAGAAAAGATGAAAACAATTGTCATTGTCAAATGCAGAAGATATTCCAGCAAAATGCTTTCTAACAACAGACGCCGTGTATTCTGTCCTTATCTTCAACAAGATACGCGGAAATTGGACTCTTTACGCACCAATCTGTTGGTGCCAAATGAATGACCCACACATTGTTGGAGTTGTCACAGTACCTTGTAAAAACACATAATTATAACCATCAGAAAGTATTGAGCTTATTGTTTATCAAttatctcttctttttctttgcttttacgTAAATGGACATGCAATGATTGCTTGATTGTAATTAAGTTACTCAGTCTTTTGCATTTTAACACTACAAACTTTTGGAGTAACTACAAACGGAATATTGCATGTGGTTAATGCAACTGCTTAAACCCATTTCCGCCCCAACTATCCTTCTTAACTATCTCTTAAACATCGAATAACATCCAAATTAAACAGAAAAGTATGAAGAGATTATCAATGATGTGACAAACAAACACTGCTGGGCATCTAATTTCCACACACAGCGAgcgcgcgcgcgcacacacacttTATATATTACGAAGGTCTTGGCTTGACAATGACAGTAAGGCCACCTCTAATATTAGAAGTGAGGCCAGGGGAGAAGTCCAATCGATTGCAAGAAGGCTCAGTTTGTAAGGTGAACTTCCGAAAGATAGCTGCAGCAACGCACTTCATCTGCATGAGGGCGATCTCCTTCCCCAGGCAGACCCTCCGCCCCGCCTGGAACACGGGATACTTATAGGGGCTCTCCGCCACGAATTCGCCGTCCTTAAGCCATCTCTCCGGCCGAAACTCGTGGCAGTCGGCACCCCAGATGGACTCCATCCTTCCCATTGCATAAGGGTGGTACGTCACTCGAGTGCCCCTCCTCACAAACGTCCCGTCCGGCAGCTTGTCGTCCTCGACGGCTCTCTTCGAGTCGAATTGCACAGGTGGGTACAGCCTCAAGCTCTCGCAAATTGCCGCCTGAAGGTAGTGGAGATCCTTTAGTTGCGCGTACTCGAGGCCGCCGGCCTCCTCCTTGCACGCTTCAACGTATGTGGTAATGGTTTCTTTAGTTGCTTCATGTGTTGTGGTACTGTTGGTGGTGGTTGGCTGCGTAACGACTCGCTGTAGTTCGTCGAGAATTGAGAGCTCGACGTGTGGATGTCTGGACACGAGCCAGAAGAAGGCGGCGAGTGCGGAGGCGACGGTGTCCCGGCCGGCGAGCATGAAGTTGATGACGATGTCCCTAAGCAGGCGGTCGTCGCTCGTCGTGCTCATGAATTTCGCGAGAAGGTCCCCGATAGTTGTTGCCTGAGTTAGGGCTCGGCGTTTGCGGATGATCTCGTCCGCAAGCCGTTGGACCACTCCAACGGCCTCCTGGAGATCCCTTTCGGAGCCGACGCACAGAAGGCGTTTCGCCTTCCACAGGAATGGCGCCCACGCCGCTCCCCGGCACGCCGAGATCCTTGACGCCGAGTCAAAGGCGTCAGCCAGCACGTGAGCAGGCTGGTCTAGCTCCAGCTGTTGGGGGGAGACGCCGAAGTACGACCTGCAGATGCACTCGAAGAAGAAGCTGCGGAGCAGATCCTGCAGGTCGATCCCGTGAGGGAAGCAGGCGGCAGAGGCGACAGCCGGCAGCAGGCGGTCTTGGACCAGGGCGCGCAGGACAACGAAGGAGGCGGCCCTGGCTCTGGCGCTGCCGATGCCTTGGCTGGCGAGCTTGCGCTGGGAGAGCCAACGGTCGCCGTCGACGTTGAAGATGCCGCAGCCGAGGAGGTCGTGGAGCACGGCGGAGAAAGCCTTGCCCTTGGGGTAGTTGTAGAAGCGGGTGCGGAGGATGTGCTCGACGTTCTTGGGGTTGGCGGTGACGATGCTGCGGAGAAGGTGGTTGTGGA containing:
- the LOC116264156 gene encoding pre-mRNA-splicing factor ATP-dependent RNA helicase DEAH1 gives rise to the protein MGDDAHLRTWVSEKLFSLLGYSQPAVVTFVIGLSKKSASPTDVVQKLIENGFSSSTETKNFAEEIYSKVPHKAAGLNSYQKAEKEAALFARRQIEYTLLDADDEEDQVSTVSDIPSKGPGARSKHIRKKRRKHDEEEEDDREEVNVPAVSRKEDRYSDDDDDDERELEEVRLRDQQERMELEKRLREKDAAATRKFMEPTLTRKEEEEAIRRSKALEDNDISNLRKVSRQEYLKKRELKKLDELRDDIEDEAYLFEGVHVTEKEREEMRYKKEIYGLAKKRVEEVDEIMEYKMPEAYDVDGGVNQEKRFSVAMQRYRDNVGEKMNPFAEQEAWEEHQIGKATLKFGALDRTKQTDDYEYVFEDQIEFIKASVMDGVKYEDELPMEVEDSVAKTLLQKLQNDRKTLPIYPYREELLQAVEDHQVLVIVGETGSGKTTQIPQYLHEAGYTKKGKVGCTQPRRVAAMSVAARVAQEMGVKLGHEVGYSIRFEDCTSDRTLLKYMTDGMLLRELLGEPDLSSYSVIMVDEAHERTLSTDILFGLVKDISRFRPDLKLLISSATLDAEKFSDYFDSAPIFKIPGRRFPVDIHYTKAPEADYLDAAIVTVLQIHVTQPAGDILVFLTGQEEIETAEEILKHRTRGLGTRIAELIICPIYANLPTDLQAKIFEPTPEGARKVVLATNIAETSLTIDGIKYVIDPGFCKLNSYNPRTGMESLLITPISKASALQRAGRSGRTGPGKCFRLYTAYNYHQDLEDNTVPEIQRTNLANVALMLKTMGINDLVNFDFMDPPPSEALLKALEQLYALGALNNKGELTKTGRRMAEFPLDPMLSKMIVASDKYKCSEEIISIAAMLSVGNSIFYRPKDKQVHADNARMNFHMGNVGDHIALLKVYDSWKETNFSTQWCYENYIQVRSMKRARDIRDQLQGLLERVEIELTSNPNDLDSIKKAITSGFFHNSAKLQKTGAYRTVKNPQTVHIHPTSGLAQVLPRWVIYHELVLTTKEFMRQVTELKPEWLVEIAPHYYQLKDVEDSGTQKLPRGQGRAAPDA
- the LOC116264272 gene encoding cytochrome P450 94C1-like; protein product: MFKKKCIFISLLMLLPLSVALWRRVRPCSICRSYLTGSWTAEFDNLSDWYSSLLSKSPTLTIHNHLLRSIVTANPKNVEHILRTRFYNYPKGKAFSAVLHDLLGCGIFNVDGDRWLSQRKLASQGIGSARARAASFVVLRALVQDRLLPAVASAACFPHGIDLQDLLRSFFFECICRSYFGVSPQQLELDQPAHVLADAFDSASRISACRGAAWAPFLWKAKRLLCVGSERDLQEAVGVVQRLADEIIRKRRALTQATTIGDLLAKFMSTTSDDRLLRDIVINFMLAGRDTVASALAAFFWLVSRHPHVELSILDELQRVVTQPTTTNSTTTHEATKETITTYVEACKEEAGGLEYAQLKDLHYLQAAICESLRLYPPVQFDSKRAVEDDKLPDGTFVRRGTRVTYHPYAMGRMESIWGADCHEFRPERWLKDGEFVAESPYKYPVFQAGRRVCLGKEIALMQMKCVAAAIFRKFTLQTEPSCNRLDFSPGLTSNIRGGLTVIVKPRPS